In Colletotrichum lupini chromosome 6, complete sequence, a single window of DNA contains:
- a CDS encoding zinc-binding dehydrogenase, with amino-acid sequence MAPTSTNAWSITGIGKDSSNWDTLELKKDVPLPQLGDYDVLVQIEAVSLNFRDLAIPKGLYPFPVSFPRVPASDGAGRVVSVGPKVTQVKEGDNIATLFNQHHQSNPITPLAVKSGLGGALDGTLRQYAVFPEHGVVKSPKTLSSVEAATLPCAPLTAWNALYGLQSKALKPGDYVLTQGTGGVSLSAIQFAVAAGATVIATTSSAAKGEQLKKLGAHHVINYKETPNWGEVAKSLTPESVGVDHIIEVGGPGTVAQSLKAVKLEGVISIIGFLSHGDKPEGEQPTLLDALANICTIRGLFVGSKQQFEEMNQAIDANKIKPVVDQKIFGFEEVKEAYQYQWDQKHFGKVVIKI; translated from the exons ATGGCACCAACATCAACCAACGCCTGGTCCATCACCGGCATCGGCAAGGACAGCAGCAACTGGGATACCCTCGAGCTCAAGAAGGATGTGCCTCTGCCACAGCTGGGCGACTACGACGTCCTCGTGCAGATCGAGGCCGTCTCCCTAAACTTCCGCGATCTGGCCATCCCAAAG GGCCTCTACCCATTCCCCGTCAGCTTCCCCCGCGTCCCGGCCTCTGACGGCGCCGGGCGCGTCGTCTCCGTTGGCCCCAAGGTCACGCAGGTCAAGGAGGGCGACAACATTGCGACCCTCTTCAACCAGCACCACCAATCCAACCCCATCACCCCTCTCGCCGTCAAATCCGGCCTCGGCGGTGCCCTCGACGGCACGCTCCGCCAATACGCCGTGTTCCCCGAGCACGGCGTCGTGAAGTCCCCCAAGACGCTCTCGTCCGTCGAGGCCGCCACGCTCCCGTGCGCGCCGCTGACGGCGTGGAACGCGTTGTACGGTCTGCAGTCCAAGGCCCTTAAGCCGGGCGACTACGTGCTGACGCAGGGCACCGGCGGCGTGAGCCTTTCGGCGATCCAGTTCGCCGTCGCAGCGGGTGCGACGGTCATCGCGACGACGTCGTCGGCGGCCAAGGGCGAGCAGCTCAAGAAGTTGGGAGCGCACCATGTCATCAACTACAAGGAGACGCCCAACTGGGGCGAGGTGGCCAAGTCGCTGACGCCGGAGAGCGTGGGCGTCGACCACATCATCGAGGTCGGCGGTCCGGGAACGGTTGCGCAGTCGCTCAAGGCTGTCAAGCTGGAGGGCGTGATTTCCATTATTGGGTTCTTGTCGCACGGGGACAAGCCCGAGGGGGAGCAGCCGACACTGCTGGACGCGCTAGCCAACATTTGCACGATCCGCGGGTTGTTTGTGGGCTCGAAGCAGCAGTTTGAGGAGATGAACCAGGCGATTGACGCCAACAAGATCAAGCCTGTTGTCGATCAGAAGATTTTCGGCTTCGAGGAGGTCAAGGAGGCGTACCAGTACCAGTGGGACCAGAAGCACTTTGGCAAGGTTGTCATCAAGATTTGA